A single region of the Brassica rapa cultivar Chiifu-401-42 chromosome A03, CAAS_Brap_v3.01, whole genome shotgun sequence genome encodes:
- the LOC103858206 gene encoding uncharacterized protein LOC103858206: protein MAFLVRSPDIPTRIFSDSNSSASHAFTRRRGTVSARVSSSFMIQKSRLYAKFSAPAKEDCKISRHDEENKESYYVNKGHAVQCLREELPSLFLKDPNFHIYRDDIVFRDPMNTFMGIDNYKSMFWWLRFLGRIFFKALCVDIVSIWQPTDNTLMIRWTVHGVPRGPWETRGRFDGTSEYKFDKNGKIYVHKVDNIAINSPPKFQMLSVQDLVEAITCPSTPKPTYFEFKDSSSSSSETY, encoded by the exons ATGGCGTTCCTTGTCCGATCGCCGGATATACCCACACGAATCTTCTCCGATTCGAATTCGAGTGCAAGTCACGCGTTTACGAGGAGGAGAGGTACGGTTTCCGCGAGAGTTTCGTCTAGTTTCATGATTCAGAAATCCAGATTATACGCCAAATTCTCAGCTCCGGCGAAAGAAGACTGCAAGATTAGCAGACATGATGAGGAGAATAAAGAGAGCTACTACGTGAATAAGGGTCACGCCGTTCAGTGCCTCAGAGAGGAGCTTCCTTCCTTGTTCCTCAAAGACCCCAACTTCCACATTTACAG GGATGATATTGTGTTTCGAGATCCTATGAACACCTTCATGGGGATTGATAACTACAAATCCATGTTCTGGTGGTTACGTTTccttggaaggatcttcttcaaAGCACTCTGCGTCGACATTGTTAGTATTTGGCAACCCACAGATAACACTCTCATGATTCGATGGACTGTTCACGGGGTTCCTCGTGGTCCCTGGGAGACTCGTGGTCGTTTTGATGGCACTTCCGAGTATAAGTTCGATAAGAATGGCAAGATTTATGTTCACAAAGTCGATAACATCGCTATTAACTCCCCTCCAAAGTTTCAGATGCTCAGTGTTCAAGACCTTGTTGAAGCCATTACCTGCCCTTCCACACCCAAGCCGACCTATTTTGAGTTTAAAGActcgtcatcatcatcttcgGAAACATACTAG
- the LOC103858207 gene encoding protein ABIL1 isoform X2 — protein MKEEALVTDDPAMTFEEVSMERSKSFVKALQELKNLRPQLYSAADYCEKSYLHSEQKQMVLDNLKDYTVKALVNAVDHLGTVASKLTDLFDHQSSDMSTMQLRASCVSQQLLTSRTYIDKEGLRQQQLLAVIPMHHKHYTLPNSVNKRVHFSPLRRTDTRQNHYQVDISRLQPSDAPSSKSLSWHLGSETKSTLKGTTSVASSSKDFVKTSGVFHLSGDEENIINKKPFVGVSQVSGVPATSTIARQTYGVAHKAVEVPKLTTAQKSHDNPRQEIIQAPVRTKSVMSAFFVKPKTPKLKAGYVS, from the exons ATGAAAGAAGAAGCTTTGGTGACGGATGATCCAGCAATGACCTTTGAAGAGGTTTCTATGGAACGCAGCAAGAGCTTCGTTAAGGCGTTGCAG GAGCTCAAGAACTTGAGGCCTCAACTATACTCGGCTGCTGATTACTGTGAAAAGTCTTATCTTCATAGCGAACAAAAGcaaat GGTACTGGACAATTTAAAGGACTACACTGTAAAGGCTCTGGTTAATGCTGTTGATCACCTTGGAACTGTTGCTTCCAAGCTTACTGATCTCTTTGATCACCAAAgttcagacatgtcaactatgCAGTTGAGAGCTTCTTGTGTTAGCCAG CAACTGCTTACAAGCCGGACATATATAGACAAAGAAGGTCTTAGACAGCAACAGCTATTAGCAGTTATCCCAATGCATCACAAGCACTACACTCTACCCA ATTCTGTTAACAAGCGGGTACATTTTAGTCCTCTCAGACGCACAGACACAAGACAGAATCATTATCAAGTAGATATATCCCGTCTTCAACCTTCAG ATGCCCCTTCATCGAAATCACTCTCCTGGCATTTAGGATCAGAGACAAAGTCTACCCTAAAAGGAACAACTAGTGTTGCATCAAG CTCCAAAGATTTTGTAAAGACATCTGGAGTGTTCCATCTTTCAG GTGATGAAGAAAACATAATAAACAAGAAGCCTTTTGTCGGAGTTTCTCAGGTCTCAGGCGTTCCTGCAACATCCACCATCGCAAGGCAGACATACGGCGTTGCCCATAAG GCTGTGGAAGTTCCCAAACTTACGACGGCACAAAAGTCACATGACAACCCACGACAAGAGATCATTCAAGCCCCTGTACGGACCAAAAGTGTTATGTCTGCGTTCTTCGTTAAACCGAAAACTCCAAAGCTCAAAGCCGGTTACGTCTCGTGA
- the LOC103858207 gene encoding protein ABIL1 isoform X1 — translation MKEEALVTDDPAMTFEEVSMERSKSFVKALQELKNLRPQLYSAADYCEKSYLHSEQKQMVLDNLKDYTVKALVNAVDHLGTVASKLTDLFDHQSSDMSTMQLRASCVSQQLLTSRTYIDKEGLRQQQLLAVIPMHHKHYTLPNSVNKRVHFSPLRRTDTRQNHYQVDISRLQPSGAMSSSSWSLIDILVVVINCNCLSNGLVLTHLDAPSSKSLSWHLGSETKSTLKGTTSVASSSKDFVKTSGVFHLSGDEENIINKKPFVGVSQVSGVPATSTIARQTYGVAHKAVEVPKLTTAQKSHDNPRQEIIQAPVRTKSVMSAFFVKPKTPKLKAGYVS, via the exons ATGAAAGAAGAAGCTTTGGTGACGGATGATCCAGCAATGACCTTTGAAGAGGTTTCTATGGAACGCAGCAAGAGCTTCGTTAAGGCGTTGCAG GAGCTCAAGAACTTGAGGCCTCAACTATACTCGGCTGCTGATTACTGTGAAAAGTCTTATCTTCATAGCGAACAAAAGcaaat GGTACTGGACAATTTAAAGGACTACACTGTAAAGGCTCTGGTTAATGCTGTTGATCACCTTGGAACTGTTGCTTCCAAGCTTACTGATCTCTTTGATCACCAAAgttcagacatgtcaactatgCAGTTGAGAGCTTCTTGTGTTAGCCAG CAACTGCTTACAAGCCGGACATATATAGACAAAGAAGGTCTTAGACAGCAACAGCTATTAGCAGTTATCCCAATGCATCACAAGCACTACACTCTACCCA ATTCTGTTAACAAGCGGGTACATTTTAGTCCTCTCAGACGCACAGACACAAGACAGAATCATTATCAAGTAGATATATCCCGTCTTCAACCTTCAGGTGCAATGTCCTCCTCATCTTGGAGCTTGATTGATATACTAGTTGTAGTTATAAATTGTAACTGCTTAAGTAATGGTTTGGTTTTGACTCACTTAGATGCCCCTTCATCGAAATCACTCTCCTGGCATTTAGGATCAGAGACAAAGTCTACCCTAAAAGGAACAACTAGTGTTGCATCAAG CTCCAAAGATTTTGTAAAGACATCTGGAGTGTTCCATCTTTCAG GTGATGAAGAAAACATAATAAACAAGAAGCCTTTTGTCGGAGTTTCTCAGGTCTCAGGCGTTCCTGCAACATCCACCATCGCAAGGCAGACATACGGCGTTGCCCATAAG GCTGTGGAAGTTCCCAAACTTACGACGGCACAAAAGTCACATGACAACCCACGACAAGAGATCATTCAAGCCCCTGTACGGACCAAAAGTGTTATGTCTGCGTTCTTCGTTAAACCGAAAACTCCAAAGCTCAAAGCCGGTTACGTCTCGTGA
- the LOC103858207 gene encoding protein ABIL1 isoform X3, giving the protein MKEEALVTDDPAMTFEEVSMERSKSFVKALQELKNLRPQLYSAADYCEKSYLHSEQKQMVLDNLKDYTVKALVNAVDHLGTVASKLTDLFDHQSSDMSTMQLRASCVSQQLLTSRTYIDKEGLRQQQLLAVIPMHHKHYTLPNSVNKRVHFSPLRRTDTRQNHYQVDISRLQPSGSETKSTLKGTTSVASSSKDFVKTSGVFHLSGDEENIINKKPFVGVSQVSGVPATSTIARQTYGVAHKAVEVPKLTTAQKSHDNPRQEIIQAPVRTKSVMSAFFVKPKTPKLKAGYVS; this is encoded by the exons ATGAAAGAAGAAGCTTTGGTGACGGATGATCCAGCAATGACCTTTGAAGAGGTTTCTATGGAACGCAGCAAGAGCTTCGTTAAGGCGTTGCAG GAGCTCAAGAACTTGAGGCCTCAACTATACTCGGCTGCTGATTACTGTGAAAAGTCTTATCTTCATAGCGAACAAAAGcaaat GGTACTGGACAATTTAAAGGACTACACTGTAAAGGCTCTGGTTAATGCTGTTGATCACCTTGGAACTGTTGCTTCCAAGCTTACTGATCTCTTTGATCACCAAAgttcagacatgtcaactatgCAGTTGAGAGCTTCTTGTGTTAGCCAG CAACTGCTTACAAGCCGGACATATATAGACAAAGAAGGTCTTAGACAGCAACAGCTATTAGCAGTTATCCCAATGCATCACAAGCACTACACTCTACCCA ATTCTGTTAACAAGCGGGTACATTTTAGTCCTCTCAGACGCACAGACACAAGACAGAATCATTATCAAGTAGATATATCCCGTCTTCAACCTTCAG GATCAGAGACAAAGTCTACCCTAAAAGGAACAACTAGTGTTGCATCAAG CTCCAAAGATTTTGTAAAGACATCTGGAGTGTTCCATCTTTCAG GTGATGAAGAAAACATAATAAACAAGAAGCCTTTTGTCGGAGTTTCTCAGGTCTCAGGCGTTCCTGCAACATCCACCATCGCAAGGCAGACATACGGCGTTGCCCATAAG GCTGTGGAAGTTCCCAAACTTACGACGGCACAAAAGTCACATGACAACCCACGACAAGAGATCATTCAAGCCCCTGTACGGACCAAAAGTGTTATGTCTGCGTTCTTCGTTAAACCGAAAACTCCAAAGCTCAAAGCCGGTTACGTCTCGTGA
- the LOC103858208 gene encoding BTB/POZ domain-containing protein At2g46260, whose protein sequence is MRGSDLFDPKTSTDMDSILSPRDSSPGADFGFAFNDSNFSDRLLRIEILGGPSSGSRPDGDGCCTSIADWARHRKRTRDDKNNKDIVACPEEQIITDNNRPDMDDCPGGDEEGEAMVEEALSGDDDDESSEPNWGMDHSAVVNNVKELHISSPILAAKSPFFYKLFSNGMRESEQRHVTLRISAQEEGALMELLNFMYSSSLTVTTAPDLLDVLMAADKFEVASCMRYCSRLLRNMPMTPDSALLYLDLPSTVLMAEAVQPLTDAAKQFLASRYKDITKYQEEVMALPLAGIEAILSSDDLQIASEDAVYDFVLKWARGQYSSLEDRREILGSRLALCIRFPYMTCRKLKKVLTCSDFEHEVASKQVLEALFFKAEAPHRQRILSADGSDSTNRRFIERAYKYRPVKVVEFELPRPQCVVYLDLKREECAGLFPSGRVYSQAFHLGGQGFFLSAHCNMDQQSSFHCFGLFLGMQEKGAVSFGVDYEFAARQKPSQDYSSKYKGNYTFTGGKAVGYRNLFAIPWTSFIAEDSQYLINGVLHLRAELTINRT, encoded by the exons ATGAGAGGTTCGGATCTATTTGACCCTAAGACGTCCACGGACATGGATTCCATTTTGTCTCCCCGCGACTCCTCACCCGGCGCTGATTTCGGCTTCGCTTTCAACGACAGCAACTTCTCCGACCGTTTGCTCCGAATCGAGATCCTGGGTGGGCCCTCGTCCGGTTCCAGGCCCGACGGCGATGGTTGCTGCACGAGTATTGCCGATTGGGCTCGTCATCGCAAGAGGACAAGAgatgataaaaataataagg ACATTGTGGCGTGTCCTGAAGAGCAGATTATAACCGACAACAACCGACCTGATATGGATGATTGTCCTGGTGGTGACGAAGAAGGAGAGGCAATGGTGGAAGAGGCTCTAtcaggtgatgatgatgatgaatctaGTGAACCAAACTGGGGAATGGACCATTCCGCTGTTGTTAATAATGTTAAGGAACTTCATATTAGTTCTCCTATCTTGGCTGCTAAAAGCCCCTTTTTCTACAAG CTGTTCTCCAATGGCATGAGGGAATCAGAACAAAGACATGTTACCCTTAGAATTAGTGCACAAG AGGAAGGTGCTTTGATGGAGCTTTTAAACTTTATGTATAGCAGCTCTCTAACTGTCACAACAGCACCTGATTTATTAGATGTGCTTATGGCTGCTGACAAGTTTGAGGTTGCATCCTGCATGAGGTATTGCAGCAGACTTCTCCGCAACATGCCTATGACCCCTGATTCCGCTTTGCTCTATCTCGACCTTCCCTCCACTGTTTTAATGGCTGAAGCGGTCCAACCTCTAACTGATGCAGCCAAGCAGTTCCTTGCCTCGCGTTACAAGGATATTACCAA GTATCAAGAGGAGGTTATGGCCTTGCCGTTGGCTGGAATCGAGGCGATACTATCGAGCGACGATCTCCAAATTGCTTCTGAGGACGCTGTTTATGATTTTGTGTTGAAATGGGCAAGGGGGCAGTACAGTTCACTGGAAGACCGTAGAGAGATTCTTGGTTCACGCCTTGCGCTCTGTATCCGCTTCCCATACATGACGTGCCGGAAACTCAAAAAGGTACTAACGTGCAGTGACTTTGAGCATGAAGTAGCATCAAAGCAGGTTCTAGAAGCACTCTTCTTCAAAGCAGAAGCCCCGCACAGGCAACGCATTCTATCCGCTGATGGATCAGACTCCACGAACCGCCGTTTCATAGAGAGGGCTTACAAATACAGACCTGTAAAAGTCGTGGAGTTTGAGCTTCCACGTCCGCAGTGTGTAGTGTACCTGGACTTGAAGCGGGAGGAATGCGCAGGACTGTTCCCTTCGGGGAGAGTCTATTCTCAGGCTTTTCATTTAGGAGGTCAGGGCTTCTTCCTCTCGGCGCACTGCAACATGGACCAGCAAAGCTCGTTCCACTGCTTTGGTCTTTTCCTTGGGATGCAAGAGAAAGGAGCTGTGAGTTTCGGTGTGGACTACGAGTTCGCAGCTAGACAGAAACCTTCGCAGGATTACTCGAGCAAATACAAAGGGAACTACACGTTCACTGGTGGGAAAGCGGTTGGTTATAGAAACCTTTTTGCGATTCCTTGGACTTCGTTTATCGCAGAGGACAGTCAGTACTTAATCAATGGCGTTCTGCATCTCCGAGCTGAGCTCACCATCAACAGAACTTAA
- the LOC103858209 gene encoding NDR1/HIN1-like protein 6, whose translation MADKPVLQKPPGYRDSNMATPSPPPPLRPQQQPPPMRKTAGMPSSFRPKRKRGSCCRTCCCCVCITLVLIIFLLLVATAVFYLWFDPKLPIFSLASFRLDGFKLSDDPDGASLSATAVARVEMRNPNTKLVFYYGNTAVEMSVGNGNDETGMGETTINGFRQGPKNSTSVKVETSVKNQLLDRGLAKRLSAKFQSKDLVMNVVAKTKVGLGVGGIKIGMLAVNLRCGGVSLNKLDTDSPKCILNTLKWVNIQ comes from the exons atggcagATAAACCGGTTCTTCAAAAACCACCAGGTTACAGAGATTCAAACATGGCcactccttctcctcctccccCTCTCAGACCACAGCAACAACCACCACCCATGCGAAAAACCGCCGGAATGCCTTCTTCTTTCCGACCAAAGCGAAAACGCGGAAGCTGTTGTCGTACCTGCTGCTGTTGCGTCTGCATTACTCTCGtcctcatcatcttcctcctctTAGTCGCAACCGCCGTTTTCTACCTCTGGTTCGATCCCAAGCTCCCCATTTTCAGCCTCGCCTCTTTCCGCCTCGACGGATTCAAACTCTCCGACGATCCCGACGGCGCGTCTCTCTCCGCAACCGCCGTGGCCCGCGTGGAGATGAGGAATCCCAACACCAAACTCGTTTTCTACTACGGAAACACCGCCGTGGAGATGAGCGTTGGCAACGGAAACGACGAGACGGGGATGGGAGAGACCACGATCAACGGGTTCCGACAAGGTCCGAAGAACTCGACGAGCGTGAAAGTGGAGACGTCGGTGAAGAACCAGCTCCTGGACAGAGGATTGGCTAAGAGACTCTCGGCCAAGTTTCAGAGCAAAGATTTGGTTATGAATGTTGTGGCCAAGACGAAAGTTGGATTAGGTGTCGGCGGGATTAAGATCGGAATGCTCGCCGTTAATTTGAGATGCGGCGGCGTTAGCTTGAACAAGCTTGATACTGATTCACCTAAATGCATCCTCAATACACTCAAATG GGTGAATATACAGTAA